A DNA window from Vanacampus margaritifer isolate UIUO_Vmar chromosome 19, RoL_Vmar_1.0, whole genome shotgun sequence contains the following coding sequences:
- the adgrg6 gene encoding adhesion G-protein coupled receptor G6 isoform X1 — MAVYFLSHVQDLQPTKTSYHKGRPKLGAPPPQGPPIHRFPKYEVAPANSTPWSSRWRKGRVFASGPHKAPPSSTHLLATPKYEAMPSLVPARPAPQAPAPAGLPAFPVRLPGGRRPFLAFVSTPLRKPSGGRRPPATGAPPRRRATAIAKPLVYNSTIGTGSGDISQGGGASTIKRLLSSSPNTSSDDTFGPPHSLPSFPQKPSKNSLAASTLSLRSLAPPTPLPEHTDQSLASIHGPAPAPPVGNLGTFPAFELKRVFAALTVDWLSAASGHDPSLPHHIVPPHVATGGVSSLPVMPEIRQEAGPQMTPLHFDSTSNQQTMRTYPFLSSSPQLSLVPTVHHLTPHLPHLTPPLHLTPPLHRTPPRPYLNPRPFLTPPPPLHPMSPPLPHLTPPPTLRPTSAPALTLATPPANDLTSSQLTNTSAISSGVPVPSPSPIHVRHPINNMAAGLWGACPCKHGRDWTRDKALFYRVTLVVHDGSSTLTQADVEEAVAFWLNETFHNWTHAASVDSLSVQPEGHSSFQCQALLRHHDITDDLTGVPAEVRDRISSGDPHIGAGLEVHANSIRVSPLENCPEDETVHYRWPESRPSAAHFLPCFPNKEQSATRSCLIDLHNFSSFWSSADFSNCTDIDAIQVSAENAAEVAVQLAAITDNLLSREEVSKVVSKVQQLVGVANINTSLASTVVTIISNVMSSPHSDLAPASDRALKAVDHLLDKLQFKGSSVSIRSRRLALGVSAFNSSAFNGTSFSAFIPTNSTDPQIDFESEQINSLAQVTLPPSLLSGVDASLPTRINFLFFSTTSLFQLEQDGRALISYVVASSVVNRSISDLKDPVEIHISHLAPQTILSPVCVFWDFSMNGGSGGWNGDGCRVSKESGVNKTVCLCDHLTHFGILMDISGVSPHIDRRHNRILTFITFVGCGVSAIFSAATLLTYLAFEKLRRDYPSKILMNLSASLLLLNMTFLLNGWLSWQRNEPLCVAAAALLHYFLLTSFTWMGLESVHMYIALVKVFNTYVHRYILKFCLLGWGIPAVLVGLILAVDKHSYGPQEYGDGQFGEGPSQFCWIRRAVVFYLACVAYFCIVFLLNVAMFVVVMLQICGRNGKRGNRTLREEVVRNLRSVVSLTFLLGMTWAFAFFAWGPVSLVFVYLFAIFNSLQGLFIFFFHCALKENVQKQWRRSLCCARFRLSDNSDWSKTATNNTKKATSEQAAQSLSSGSFGSSAAYWTSKAKITLTPFGNTEKQNQTSPFSSKAEPISSSSAR; from the exons atggctgtTTACTTCCTCTCACATGTGCAAGACCTCCAACCCACAAAGACAAGCTACCATAAGGGACGCCCCAAACTTGGTGCTCCaccacctcagggcccccccaTACACAGGTTCCCAAAATATGAAGTTGCACCGGCAAACTCGACCCCCTGGTCGTCCAGATGGAGAAAAGGTCGTGTTTTTGCTTCTGGACCACACAAAGCGCCACCCTCATCAACGCACCTGCTCGCTACCCCAAAATATGAAGCAATGCCTTCCTTAGTGCCCGCCCGACCAGCCCCGCAGGCACCAGCACCCGCCGGGCTGCCTGCCTTTCCGGTCCGATTGCCGGGTGGGCGGCGCCCCTTCCTGGCATTCGTGTCCACGCCGCTCAGGAAGCCGAGTGGCGGTCGCCGGCCGCCCGCCACAGGAGCACCGCCCAGGCGGCGGGCAACAGCCATCGCCAAGCCTCTTGTGTATAACTCCACCATTGGAACAGGAAGTGGAGACATCAGCCAGGGGGGCGGAGCATCAACTATCAAGAGATTGTTAAGCTCCTCCCCTAACACAAGTTCTGATGATACTTTTGGTCCACCCCATTCCCTGCCATCTTTTCCTCAGAAGCCATCTAAAAACTCACTGGCTGCTTCAACACTGTCTCTGCGCTCCTTAGCTCCGCCCACTCCCCTCCCAGAACACACCGACCAATCACTTGCCAGCATTCATGGTCCTGCGCCAGCTCCACCAGTTGGGAACTTAGGAACTTTTCCAGCCTTCGAACTCAAAAGGGTCTTTGCCGCGCTGACGGTTGATTGGCTGTCGGCAGCATCAGGTCACGACCCCTCACTTCCTCATCACATAGTCCCACCACACGTGGCGACAGGTGGCGTCTCGTCACTTCCTGTGATGCCTGAGATCAGGCAGGAGGCGGGGCCACAGATGACACCCCTTCACTTTGACTCCACCTCCAATCAACAGACTATGAGGACCTACCCTTTTTTAAGCTCCTCCCCCCAGCTTTCTCTGGTTCCAACTGTTCATCATCTCACCCCTCACCTTCCTCATTTgactcctcctcttcatctaaCCCCTCCCCTTCACAGGACTCCTCCCCGCCCTTACTTGAACCCTCGCCCTTTTCTGAccccacctcctcctcttcatcctatGTCTCCGCCTCTCCCTCACTTGACTCCTCCCCCCACACTCCGCCCAACCTCGGCTCCCGCCCTCACATTGGCCACACCTCCTGCAAATGACCTCACTTCCTCTCAGCTGACAAACACAAGCGCCATCTCTTCTGGCGTCCCAGTGCCAAGCCCCTCCCCCATCCACGTGCGTCATCCCATAAACAACATGGCTGCAGGCTTGTGGGGGGCGTGTCCATGCAAGCACGGCCGTGATTGGACGAGGGACA AGGCCTTGTTCTATAGGGTGACTCTGGTGGTGCATGACGGGAGCTCGACGCTGACTCAAGCTGATGTGGAGGAAGCTGTGGCCTTCTGG CTGAATGAGACGTTCCACAACTGGACTCACGCCGCCTCCGTGGACTCGCTCAG CGTCCAGCCTGAAGGTCACTCAAG CTTCCAGTGTCAAGCCTTGCTGCGCCACCATGACATCACGGATGACCTCACCGGTGTCCCAGCGGAAGTCCGGGACAGAATCTCCAGTGGCGATCCTCACATCGGTGCCGGTCTCGAGGTCCACGCGAACTCCATTCGCGTCAGCCCCTTGG AGAACTGTCCAGAAGATGAGACGGTTCACTACCGCTGGCCTGAGAGCCGGCCCAGCGCAGCCCACTTCCTGCCGTGCTTCCCCAACAAGGAGCAGAGCGCCACTCGCAGCTG CTTGATCGACCTTCACAACTTTTCATCCTTCTGGTCATCCGCTGACTTTAGCAACTGCACCGACATCGACGCCATCCAGGTTTCGGCAG AGAACGCCGCCGAGGTCGCCGTGCAGCTGGCCGCCATCACCGACAACCTTTTGTCCCGGGAAGAG GTGTCCAAAGTGGTGAGCAAAGTGCAACAGCTGGTGGGCGTGGCCAACATCAACACCAGCTTGGCCTCCACCGTGGTCACTATCATCTCCAACGTCATGAGCAGCCCCCACAGCGACCTCGCACCCGCCTCCGACAG GGCGTTGAAAGCGGTGGATCATCTTTTGGACAAGTTGCAGTTCAAAGGGTCAAGCGTGAGCATCAGGTCCAGACGGCTGGCTTTGGGGGTCTCAGCATTCAACTCGTCCGCCTTCAATGGGACGTCCTTCAGCGCCTTCATCCCGACAAACTCTACCGACCCGCAG ATTGACTTTGAATCAGAGCAAATCAACTCGCTGGCTCAGGTCACGCTCCCGCCCTCTCTGCTGTCGGGGGTGGACGCATCGCTGCCGACCCGCATCAACTTCCTGTTCTTCAGCACCACCAGCCTCTTCCAG CTGGAGCAGGACGGCCGCGCGCTGATCAGTTACGTGGTGGCGAGCAGCGTGGTGAACCGCAGCATCAGCGACCTGAAGGACCCCGTGGAGATCCACATCAGTCATTTGGCACCTCAA ACCATCCTCAGCCCAGTGTGCGTCTTCTGGGACTTTAGCATGAACG gtggcagcgGAGGCTGGAATGGCGACGGCTGCCGTGTGTCCAAAGAATCAGGCGTCAACAAAACGGTTTGCCTGTGTGACCACCTGACGCACTTTGGCATCCTAATG GACATTTCAGGAGTGTCTCCGCACATCGACCGGCGTCACAACCGCATCCTCACCTTCATCACCTTCGTCGGCTGCGGCGTGTCGGCCATCTTCTCGGCCGCCACGCTGCTCACCTACCTCGCCTTCGA GAAGTTACGTCGCGATTACCCGTCCAAGATCCTGATGAATTTGAGCGCCTCGCTGCTGCTCCTCAACATGACGTTCCTGCTCAACGGCTGGTTGTCGTGGCAACGCAACGAGCCGCTGtgcgtggcggcggcggcgctgctTCACTACTTCCTGTTGACGTCCTTCACCTGGATGGGCCTGGAGTCGGTGCACATGTACATTGCGCTGGTCAAAGTGTTCAACACGTACGTGCACAGATACATCCTCAAGTTCTGCCTGCTGGGCTGGG GTATTCCCGCCGTGCTGGTGGGGTTGATCCTGGCGGTGGATAAACACTCATACGGGCCCCAGGAGTACGGCGACGGACAGTTTGGCGAAGGACCGTCACAGTT CTGTTGGATCCGGAGAGCGGTGGTGTTCTACTTGGCGTGCGTGGCCTACTTCTGCATCGTCTTCCTGCTCAACGTGGCCATGTTCGTCGTGGTCATGCTGCAGATCTGCGGGCGCAACGGCAAACGCGGGAACCGCACGCTGCGGGAGGAG GTGGTCCGCAACCTCCGCAGCGTGGTCAGCCTGACCTTCCTGCTCGGGATGACCTGGGCCTTCGCCTTCTTCGCCTGGGGGCCGGTCAGCCTCGTCTTTGTCTACCTCTTTGCTATCTTCAACTCGCTGCAAG gcctcttcatcttcttcttccacTGCGCCCTCAAAGAGAACGTTCAGAAGCAGTGGAGACGCTCACTTTGCTGCGCTCGCTTCAGACTCTCCGACAACTCGG actggagtaaaACGGCGACCAACAATACCAAGAAGGCGACTTCGGAGCAGGCCGCCCAGTCCTTGTCATCGGGCTCGTTTGGCTCCAGCGCCGCCTACTGGACGTCCAAGGCCAAAATCACACTGACGCCTTTCGGCAATACAg aaaaacaaaatcagacCAGCCCATTTTCCTCCAAGGCGGAGCCTATCTCCTCCTCGTCAGCCAGATGA